AGTAGCAAACCGAGTAGCAGCAAACCTAATCAAATATTATCCTTTTGTAAAGTGTTTTAGGATGGAAATAAGTATAgttcttgaataaatatatgaggTGACTCTCCTCTCCTTAGCAATAATTACTTGTTGAACCTCTAGCTTCTTCTCAAAATCTTTCAATATCAAGTTAATACAAGGGGTAGCACATGGTGTCCAAAacaacttctttatttttgccATCAATAATTGTACTGCTGCCTTATAATTTACAGCGTTATTAGTCATTACTTGCACAAAATTTTCCTCCCCAATCCTCTCCATAATGGCATCCATCTTAAATACCTTATCAGCAATCTTGGACATATTAGAAGTATCCaccaatgacaaaaaaaaaaaaaattgtccctTTAGGACTACTAgccaaaaaattacaaatacaacgtcttttttttttatctatccaTATCTATCAGACATTAttgaacaacatttttttttcattctagcTTGTACTCCTTAAGCAAGTTTATTGTTTGATCCACTTCTTGCTTCAAATACTTCTCTCTAATATCATGATAAGATGGAGGCTTCAAACCTGGTCCATGCTTTGCAACCAATTCAAGTAACTTAAGAAACTCATGGTTTTTTACACATTAAAATGGAATTGAACTAGTATAGAAAAACCTTTCGACatgcttcttttttaatatcCTTTTTTAGTAATTGATTTAAGGTTGTTTATGTACTTCCACTCCCACTAGCTGAtctctttcctttgtctttggagctaatttctttcatttcatcatcatcatcttttccAATATATCAACgagcctttcttttcttttcagttgctTCTAGATTTGTCACCAAAACACCCAAAATCATATGCTTAATATTTTATGGTACTTGTTGGCATGAATCAACATCCATACGAGTGCAAGTTAAATAATGTTTGAAACGAAAAATACCTccactgataatttttttacaatacttGCAATGaacttttctagaatttttatcaatttctatATCATATTGCCATCCATATCAAGCCTATTACCGGAAGAATTTTTTCTAGATGTTATATGTTtaacaattcaagaatcaactCAAATCAGCTCtgtaatcaatccaaacattATATGATTCTAATtagattttagttaaaaaaagaaggacCATAATACATGTGTTATACATAACAATTCATATAATCCAGAAGCATGCATAAGGAACTCACAAAACTAAAGCAATAAGATGATAAGATTATATAATAGATAAGAGCGCATATAATCcagaagaaagaaagtaaaacatgcattcatattgtGTTGTAAATGTGCTGGTTTTCTTGATTAGAAAGACCataaaattacttgaaaatgGAAATAGTTGGTAAATTCAAAATTCATGACTCCTTTGATTTTgttctattttaatttcttttaacccATCTCTTACAAGAACAACAAAGTTCTTGACTttgtggtgaaaaaaaaaagaagtgaaatgGTTGAAAGTAAACAGAGACAGATTGCATATTACATATTGCAGCGAtggtttgtttaaaatttgaaacATTGGAAAGACTTTGAGAAAGAGAGGCTAGGATGCTAGGTTTTTGACTTTGTGGTGCAGTTACTGTATTCCTTATAAACTCATAAAACTGGGTTCAAAATCGTGATTTTACAcgatttcaaatattttatatgattttataactttttgaattttaaaattgatttgatttaataacatatattaactcataaaatcatACGAGTTCATGATTTTAACAGCATTATTTATGACCTTTCAAGTGGTCATTTATTACATGGCTGGCTCCACTGAGCAGTCAAAAACAATTCTATGAAGCGTACGTTATTGGCTTTTTGGCTCCACTCATTAAAATCCCAACTGCAAATCTAAACctaattggttaaaaattaaaataaaattattaattattaaatgtaacttaattataaataaattttaaagatgaaggactagaatataattgaTACAgagaattacaattctagacctataaacaatcaagtaaggatttaattgaataaatttctaaaattaacctaaaataatatatgtgatattatttaacagacaaatttaaattttgccatttatagggtttttaagtTTCCATATAATTAGAAAGTTATGTCTTTTATATTTTGTGAGTAAAGTGGAGTACAGAAACACTgtaagcacaaaaaaaaaaagagttagaacttaaaagtataataatttttttctcttaaaaggGTTTAGAAGATTTCTCACTAGTAAATTCATGTGAATTAATATTAGAGGTCGGATAATTAGACGACTTCTGGTTTGCGACAACCCAGCCCTaagaaaattattcaaaaccaaaaataatatttgaacttCAGGTAATCTTCGTATAAAACATAAACAACTCTATATCTATTTAACAGGAAGTTTGAACctcctaaaaaattttaaatttatcatttacgTTACATGTATGCGTCTCGAGATATCCAAAACATTCACCATTTAGTTGTTGTCTTTGCATGTCATTGTGTCATACATATTTGAAACGGTTATAGCAGGGAATTGAAAACTGTTTTGGAATGTATAGAAGCCAACTAGGGTGCTATATATACGAGTCAGGATTGTCTTGCatcgaattttttttcaagaatcagTAACATTTTCGTATCTCACTCGTGATATAACGATCTAAAAATTGACAAGATAGTTCTTTTAATCAGCTCATGACAAGAGTTGTGCAAACTTGGgaccaaaaaaaatctcactaGAAACGAAACACTTATGGCCTTTCAAGTGGTCATTTAATACATGTCTGGCTCCACTCATTAAAACCCCAACTCCACTACCAAATCATCTACTCACTTTTCTTTATCACCTCTCAAATTAGCTCAAGTTCACAGATAAATGTTTTATGGCTACTGACACTACTTTAATTATGGGATCTGAAGGTATTATAGATTGATCTAACACCAAATCAAAACTTTAAGCATGGCGTatcatctttttcaattttgatgtaCTTTTTCAGTTACGTATctgttgattttctttttcttttttttgtgtttgttttttgtttttgtgattctcttttctttttttttatgtttttcttttatgtttcttgtttttggcTACCTTCTGATTAGCCCTTTCAATATATCGACTTATTCCAAAAACAATTTACTCACCTCACCAACACACAATCATTGAAACAAGTTATGAATCCTATAGAAAGGTTTTTGAGTGCATTGTTTCtcttccttgttttttcttcttgcttATCTATTGACATCATAGCTCCAAACCAATCAATCAAAGATGGAGATGTTCTGGTCTCTAGTGGATCACAAAGCTATGAACTCGGGTTCTTTAGCTCAGGCATCGATTCTACTCGTCGTTATGTGGGAATTTGGTACCGTAAGGTTTCAGAACGAACTGTTGTATGGGTGGCAAATAGAGATAATCCTATCAATGGTACCTCCGGAGTCCTAGCTATCAACAAACAAGGTAACcttgtaatttatgaaaataaccGAAGTAGTGTTCCTGTTTGGTCTACAAATGTTGCAGCCTCATCAATGACAAATTGCACGGCTCAGCTCCAGGATTCAGGAAACTTGGTCTTGGTTCAACAGGATAGCAAAAGGGTCTTGTGGCAGAGTTTTGATCATGCTACAGACACTCTGCTTCCTGGTATGAAGCTTGGGCTGGACCTGaaaatcggtttgaaccggtctCTGTCATCTTGGAAGTCCAAAGATGACCCGGGAACCGGAACCATTGTCCTTGGTATTGATCCAAGTGGGTTTCCCCAGTTGTTCCTATACAAGAGTCAAACCCGAAGGTGGCGTGTCGGACCATGGACTGGACTAAGATGGAGCGGAGTGCCCCAAATGGCCACTACCTACATCTTCGGTAATACTTTCGTTAGCAGTGTTGATGAGGTATCTTATTCCTATAGTATCAATAATCCCTCCTTGATTTCAAGAATGGTGGTGAACGAATCAGGAGTAGTGCAACGGCTGACATGGAACGATCCTGATAAACAATGGTTCGGAATTTGGTACGCCCCAAAAGAACCATGTGACACCTATGGCCAATGTGGTCCAAATAGTAACTGTGACCCatatcaaacaaataatttcatGTGCAAATGTCTACGCGGATTCGAACCCAAGTCACCCCAAGAATGGTACCTGAGAGACGGGTCAAGAGGTTGTGTCAGGAAACCTAACGTGTCCACGTGTCACGGCGGAGAAGGGTTCGTCAAGCTGGCTCGAGTGAAGGTGCCGGATACATCAATGGCGAGTGCGAACATGAGTTTGAGATTGAAAGAATGTGCGCGAGAGTGCTTGAGGAATTGTTCTTGTACAGCTTATGCTAGTGCTGACGAAAGAGGACTTGGATGCTTGAGATGGTATGGTGATCTGGTTGATACAAGAACGTTTTCAGATGTGGGGCAAGAGATTTACATCCGTGTGGATAGAGCTGAATTAGGTACATGTCCAATTCTACTACTACTAACTCATTTACTTTTCCTTTGTTCACTTGCTATGCCATGCACAAGTTTTGATTCTTGAAGAAATCTCATAGACCTGATAAATCACAAGGAATcagttttcttataatttattagaaGTAATTGACTAATTGTAtgagcaatgtttttttttttattattaatcagCACGTAATTTTATGAATAGAATGTTTGATAAGGGTACGTAGGTCAATAAATGTGTTGACGCGAAATCCATTGATCATTAATCAGTTAAATTTCATCAACTCAATGAACTCGGAATTGATTGTTTTGGTTAagtaatcatattattatttactagtATAATGAATTAATTGAGTAGTTTTGTAACACACACATGCCTATATTGCCACTCATAGAAAATGACTAAcatttttttactttccttctaagaatatatattacaaattaaacaatataCTAAAACCTTTTTCACAGTAATCCATTgtgaatttcttttctaatcattaattttttttcttttcaattatatcattttgtGGCCAAATTAACtatcaatttcttataatttgttATGGAGAAACACAGTTGAAAGAAGGAGGCTCaaactataaaacaagaaaaaattacagtttTGATTGAAACTCGCACAAACACAATCTcttgaaaaaattacatattttggtccccatactttttttttccaaacacaatccctttattttcttatgatttggttttagttgaaaactttttttttatttttttgaagtctCTCATTTTGAGagataagaaagaaaattgctGGAAAacaacgagaaaaaaaaattcattagttGGCAATATTTCGGCCACTAAAAAGATGATTAttgatttcaataaattttattagatgAGGAGATTTTTATTTAcgagtttttcttctttatcttaCTTAAAAAGTAGATTGGggttgagaaatatttttttctttcaatttaattttgtatttttaaacgaaTTTTCGGTGTTTTTAGTGGATTATTTGGTTTATTGATATCATAGAgatatttattaagttttttaagtgaaaatattgaaaattatatttttgagtcaaaaaaacaccaacctaattttttaactaCCTATTTATTGGTTGGAAACTCACGTGGTTtgtcttaaaaaacaattaccaacaaaaaagaaataggcAAGAGCACAGCCGTGGCCATGCAGGCCTGTGCGTgcgtttttttagattttgtttctttttatttaaatataaattaattaaaacagaTTAATCCAATATATGTGTGGGGGATGCCTGACCATTAggttttaattaagattaattaaaataaataaattaaataaatatttgtgatcttttgtaataaaatattatttaatttttatttggttttcgaataaaattataacattttttttatattaggcgGCGTTCTTTTTCTACAAccctacaaaaaaaattctttggttttatttaattatttttatatgcgtgtctattattattatcatttgactaaataaaaaatcaattcaaagaaacaaagttattgaAACAACAAGATCCATAGTCCAGATCAAGTATATATCTTAAATTACAGTtatatttcaagttttcaatttaatttttaattaaatattatttgattttttgctcggttttcaaataaaattataacattttttcaataatagtaGTATTTTATTGTGTAACCCttgaaagcattttttttttcttagatggTATTCAATCGTTTTTaagtgtatatttatttttattatcatttgatgaaataaaaaattaattttaaaaaataaaattattaaacatactCAAATTAATGGACTATAATATaagatcatatatttttatctactttcatcttttaattttctagttcggtctttagtttttgttaatgatttgtttttttgtatttattagcacaaataatt
The DNA window shown above is from Populus trichocarpa isolate Nisqually-1 chromosome 4, P.trichocarpa_v4.1, whole genome shotgun sequence and carries:
- the LOC18109217 gene encoding G-type lectin S-receptor-like serine/threonine-protein kinase RKS1 isoform X7 — protein: MNPIERFLSALFLFLVFSSCLSIDIIAPNQSIKDGDVLVSSGSQSYELGFFSSGIDSTRRYVGIWYRKVSERTVVWVANRDNPINGTSGVLAINKQGNLVIYENNRSSVPVWSTNVAASSMTNCTAQLQDSGNLVLVQQDSKRVLWQSFDHATDTLLPGMKLGLDLKIGLNRSLSSWKSKDDPGTGTIVLGIDPSGFPQLFLYKSQTRRWRVGPWTGLRWSGVPQMATTYIFGNTFVSSVDEVSYSYSINNPSLISRMVVNESGVVQRLTWNDPDKQWFGIWYAPKEPCDTYGQCGPNSNCDPYQTNNFMCKCLRGFEPKSPQEWYLRDGSRGCVRKPNVSTCHGGEGFVKLARVKVPDTSMASANMSLRLKECARECLRNCSCTAYASADERGLGCLRWYGDLVDTRTFSDVGQEIYIRVDRAELAKYEKSGPLANKGIQAILIVSVDVPLFLIILLVCWFVKKRRKARDRKRRNEFPLSLTSRSNSWRDLPIKEFEEGTTSSDLPLFDLSVVAAATNNFSGANKLGEGGFGSVYKGLLHDGKEIAVKRLAKYSGQGINEFRNEVELIAKLQHRNLVRILGCCIQGREKMLIYEYLPNKSLDSFIFNEPRRSQLDWSTRHNIICGIARGILYLHEDSRLRIIHRDLKASNVLLDASMNPKISDFGMARIFGVDQIEANTNRVVGTYGYMSPEYAMQGLFSVKSDVYSFGVLLLEVITGRKNINFYDESNSSNLVGYVWDLWSEGRALELVDTLMGDSYPEDQVLRCIQIGLLCVQESAMDRPSMSNVVFMLSNDTTLPSPKQPAFILKKSYNSGDPSTSEGSHSINEVTITMLRPR
- the LOC18109217 gene encoding G-type lectin S-receptor-like serine/threonine-protein kinase RKS1 isoform X4; amino-acid sequence: MNPIERFLSALFLFLVFSSCLSIDIIAPNQSIKDGDVLVSSGSQSYELGFFSSGIDSTRRYVGIWYRKVSERTVVWVANRDNPINGTSGVLAINKQGNLVIYENNRSSVPVWSTNVAASSMTNCTAQLQDSGNLVLVQQDSKRVLWQSFDHATDTLLPGMKLGLDLKIGLNRSLSSWKSKDDPGTGTIVLGIDPSGFPQLFLYKSQTRRWRVGPWTGLRWSGVPQMATTYIFGNTFVSSVDEVSYSYSINNPSLISRMVVNESGVVQRLTWNDPDKQWFGIWYAPKEPCDTYGQCGPNSNCDPYQTNNFMCKCLRGFEPKSPQEWYLRDGSRGCVRKPNVSTCHGGEGFVKLARVKVPDTSMASANMSLRLKECARECLRNCSCTAYASADERGLGCLRWYGDLVDTRTFSDVGQEIYIRVDRAELVPAKYEKSGPLANKGIQAILIVSVGVTLFLIIFLVCWFVKKRRKARDRKRRNEFPLSLTSRSNSWRDLPIKEFEEGTTSSDLPLFDLSVMAAATNNFSDANKLGEGGFGSVYKGLLHDGKEIAVKRLAKYSGQGINEFRNEVELIAKLQHRNLVRILGCCIQGREKMLIYEYLPNKSLDSFIFNEPRRSQLDWSTRHNIICGIARGILYLHEDSRLRIIHRDLKASNVLLDASMNPKISDFGMARIFGVDQIEANTNRVVGTYGYMSPEYAMQGLFSVKSDVYSFGILLLEVITGRKNSNFYDESNFSSLVGYVWDLWREGRALELVDTLMGDSYPEDQVLRCIQIGLLCVQESAMDRPSMSNVVFMLSNDTTLPSPKQPAFILKKSYNSGDPSTSEGSHSINEVTITMLGPR
- the LOC18109217 gene encoding G-type lectin S-receptor-like serine/threonine-protein kinase RKS1 isoform X6, encoding MNPIERFLSALFLFLVFSSCLSIDIIAPNQSIKDGDVLVSSGSQSYELGFFSSGIDSTRRYVGIWYRKVSERTVVWVANRDNPINGTSGVLAINKQGNLVIYENNRSSVPVWSTNVAASSMTNCTAQLQDSGNLVLVQQDSKRVLWQSFDHATDTLLPGMKLGLDLKIGLNRSLSSWKSKDDPGTGTIVLGIDPSGFPQLFLYKSQTRRWRVGPWTGLRWSGVPQMATTYIFGNTFVSSVDEVSYSYSINNPSLISRMVVNESGVVQRLTWNDPDKQWFGIWYAPKEPCDTYGQCGPNSNCDPYQTNNFMCKCLRGFEPKSPQEWYLRDGSRGCVRKPNVSTCHGGEGFVKLARVKVPDTSMASANMSLRLKECARECLRNCSCTAYASADERGLGCLRWYGDLVDTRTFSDVGQEIYIRVDRAELAKYEKSGPLANKGIQAILIVSVGVTLFLIIFLVCWFVKKRRKARDRKRRNEFPLSLTSRSNSWRDLPIKEFEEGTTSSDLPLFDLSVMAAATNNFSDANKLGEGGFGSVYKGLLHDGKEIAVKRLAKYSGQGINEFRNEVELIAKLQHRNLVRILGCCIQGREKMLIYEYLPNKSLDSFIFNEPRRSQLDWSTRHNIICGIARGILYLHEDSRLRIIHRDLKASNVLLDASMNPKISDFGMARIFGVDQIEANTNRVVGTYGYMSPEYAMQGLFSVKSDVYSFGILLLEVITGRKNSNFYDESNFSSLVGYVWDLWREGRALELVDTLMGDSYPEDQVLRCIQIGLLCVQESAMDRPSMSNVVFMLSNDTTLPSPKQPAFILKKSYNSGDPSTSEGSHSINEVTITMLGPR